A region from the Diadema setosum chromosome 17, eeDiaSeto1, whole genome shotgun sequence genome encodes:
- the LOC140240871 gene encoding probable polyketide synthase 1 produces the protein MGSNKTSWGYFPIAVVGIGTRHAGGANTTDDFWKVLLEGKECIQEIPADRWVIDNFYDEDQTRQGKMVTRRCGLIEDMDGFDNLFFKISPREAASLDPQQRHLLEVNYEAFEDAGINPDLLGESCGVFVGIGMMDHAIQLVDTSTTDAYTLTGIAHSVSANRISYAFNLRGPSFAVDTACASGLTALHLACTSLWNRECNIALMSACNNIMLPDITVGFSALGVLSPDGRCSPFSSTANGYVRSEGWGALVLKPLDQALADNDHIYTVIRGSAIAANGACNSLTMPSPPAQEFVMKEAYEKFGINMDDVHFVEAHGTGTMVGDPLEAEAISRAFARSSDKRLKIGSVKSNFGHTEVAAGVTAAIKVALMMEHRAIPPTINFVSPNPHINPDEMNLEIVTDVQPFPTDDKHIIGLNSFGFAGALAHCIFEEAPKMKAKQLTAEQTCGWKFGDNDTEGQPIVIPLTAKSPEALAAVAKQWQDVSLDQDALSVVSWLSTRRRLHENRLTVISSSGKQFRAQMKEFVETGSAENATTSAIYSSEPKICVIFPGQGQQYSNMGRQLYKTEPVFRRTIDECDAIFKRISGWSVLEEKSLFVERPKSADYNPDAFINDLEVSQPAILFIQLGLFNLWSHWGVKPACVVGHSLGEVSAAYACGGMTLEEAVETIYIRSIEQGKLKGTGSMAALRMTLEEARELCSKHERLYVAAINAPGAITIAGNTQAIEQIAADNPTIAKQLRVQCAFHTPDMDPTEKTFKAKMEKVVKTPAGVRNIPFYSTLTGARYEGDFKTAYWWDNIRNAVEFQSAIENILRDLECDMFLECAASATLLSSCNQIAKGSGIKIQLTTVPSGQRNQDDRLCALRAVSTMHNNGVPLDWKNITRDSAIHTKLPLYPWQHKPFMLEPEYRRKRRLGLDDRTFKGQNGQLCLETFPFLNDRLVKEKLVFPEAGFVEYMLEACGSGNALPILNNVTFGNSIDWPEEKTVTGTKKSTLNLDLVRDGNKIEISYKGEVQSCADIEEGVADDASIAVGDALQRCAEKKTADEFYGYLQDLGHEYGPKFRVLTEVRRGKGESIGYLEPAQDNKQIIQTTHLDACFQLLTYALGARSSLYQASRVGSIKMNVPLLPPGEQLIAHASVSDCDSYALRGDITIALPNGKVLAEIKNCVCTNTSGTQTSVDINKCLYKREWQNVAAHLPAIKDVAKVFEKDSLTKLFPDYMEAITRAEEVYHNMGAICLAYIKNGLDQVPVKERSDYLDQRYYRRLEKLKTDTSVPHIKYEDIPRVREEMLKKVPEMKQELSMATSLGEHLPTTLRNPQSAMTLLFKPECMASYFLDSLTTTFYYKATAEVVRQAVLKALETKSTVRLLEVGARMGGLTHHILEFLEDLCLEGRVEYVFTDLSVAFFPHARDHLAEYPFVKYQQLDIEQDVEGQGFVPGSVDILICLDTLHSTGDMDEAIYYMRELICDNGWMILIEATTIKFIAELIFGALRLCWVFEDFRTECCWMGQKEWKTALETHGFDDVVGLSSPKELFHSVLIGRKAGGDDACKNPKAAPVTTSKQWLVVSHPDNAQFVNVVKSSLSGTVTSVSYEEIMKADLGKLKEDGAVMEAIFVWNVDHDNGFKVLLHFLHQIGVNVENVCKLWMVTFAATTGERPINSAGAGMVHAAANACQIPFVTIDIPEDVTNGDKVWASSLTSTILGNKKSDMELVVKDGLCLAPRLSRMQLPEMKVTETPYWQVTRDTDPLKAQSTVDDLGIAYQANMTPAPGTVLVKVSAVGINKKDIDLAQGTASSDTDHAAFGTEFCGVVEKVGQGVSNVKPKDEVFGFGDHCLASYAIASAELVVKKPQKVSAAQAAATSSSFASAYYALVERANIRSGETVLIQVSDLGMQAAAVQIAKQAGAKIICSTDNTKERAALQKLGATVVPSHSSPSFASDVMRAAGEAGVDVVFNSLQGKQLEKSIELLAAGGRFCTVTGNDDTNFKLQMRLLQNNRSLIPCNIDSLTQHQKPLVQRILQKVSGLMQDGKVKPLDVQVRPITDYPTVFADADITSNGKVVIEIPASFKPNKVISTTQLFKENATYIVTAAGSGISQIVARWIANNGARHIAMCYLSEDGKSRASRTISYLTSKGVTVYEYCHDLHVRGPEGGVAKVLTGLKGKKAPSVRGIFCLGGYRLPGKETMSDVTYDSLQKMLSSKVRPAKLFHIMTQKMEIELDYFVTLSSDDVAWGNPSSLASVTGDSYLECFAVKRRSEGKPALNLQVGALRGIDAYEFGEQTTLPVSDGELSLHVEEFLTVLSKLLQSPDTPPCVCLTNQDWEALLKFSHDHSLKFRHLAAGEQVAMSECKLSLEDLQQQVKNKLGDLLCVNPDTIDLRQPMINYGVDSLMAVEMVTWASRELNVVISQLDILGGITTGLLLEKAIDNSVVI, from the exons GCACACGCCATGCCGGTGGAGCAAACACTACAGACGACTTCTGGAAAGTCCTCTTGGAGGGCAAGGAGTGCATCCAGGAAATCCCCGCCGACAGGTGGGTCATCGACAACTTCTACGATGAGGACCAGACCAGGCAGGGCAAGATGGTGACGCGTCGGTGCGGTCTCATCGAGGACATGGACGGCTTCGACAACCTCTTCTTCAAGATCTCCCCACGTGAGGCCGCCTCTCTCGACCCCCAACAGAGACATCTCCTCGAGGTCAACTACGAAGCCTTCGAAGATGCCGGCATCAACCCAGACCTACTGGGAGAGTCCTGTGGCGTCTTCGTTGGCATCGGAATGATGGACCACGCCATCCAGCTCGTGGATACGTCGACCACCGACGCCTACACACTGACCGGTATTGCCCACAGCGTTTCGGCCAATCGCATCTCCTACGCCTTCAACCTGAGAGGTCCGTCCTTTGCGGTAGACACGGCTTGTGCCAGTGGACTGACTGCTCTTCATTTGGCTTGCACCAGTCTGTGGAACAGAGAATGCAACATCGCCCTCATGTCGGCGTGTAACAACATCATGCTGCCAGACATCACTGTCGGGTTCAGCGCCCTCGGTGTTCTGTCCCCTGACGGCCGCTGCAGTCCATTCTCCAGCACTGCCAACGGATACGTCCGCAGCGAAGGGTGGGGCGCCCTCGTGTTGAAACCTCTTGACCAGGCCCTTGCAGACAATGACCACATCTACACCGTCATCCGCGGAAGCGCCATTGCCGCGAATGGAGCGTGTAACAGCTTAACCATGCCTTCTCCCCCTGCCCAAGAATTCGTCATGAAGGAAGCCTACGAGAAGTTTGGCATCAACATGGATGACGTGCACTTCGTGGAAGCCCACGGTACAGGTACCATGGTTGGGGACCCACTGGAGGCGGAAGCCATATCCCGTGCCTTCGCACGCAGCAGCGACAAACGCCTGAAAATCGGCTCCGTCAAGAGTAACTTTGGTCACACCGAAGTCGCCGCCGGAGTCACCGCTGCGATCAAGGTGGCCTTGATGATGGAGCACAGGGCGATCCCTCCGACCATCAACTTCGTCTCTCCAAACCCTCACATCAACCCAGACGAGATGAATCTGGAGATCGTGACAGACGTCCAACCATTCCCGACTGACGACAAGCACATCATCGGACTCAACTCCTTCGGGTTCGCCGGCGCTCTAGCTCACTGCATCTTCGAGGAAGCGCCAAAGATGAAAGCCAAGCAGCTGACAGCAGAGCAGACGTGCGGCTGGAAGTTTGGTGACAATGACACCGAGGGCCAGCCAATCGTCATTCCTCTTACGGCCAAGTCACCCGAAGCTCTGGCTGCCGTGGCGAAGCAGTGGCAGGATGTGAGTCTAGACCAGGACGCCCTCAGCGTCGTGTCTTGGCTTTCCACCCGACGCCGACTGCACGAGAACAGGCTGACCGTCATCTCAAGCTCCGGCAAGCAGTTCCGCGCTCAGATGAAAGAGTTCGTCGAAACAG ggAGTGCCGAGAATGCGACGACTAGCGCCATCTACTCATCGGAACCCAAGATCTGCGTGATCTTCCCCGGTCAGGGCCAGCAGTATAGCAACATGGGCAGACAGCTCTACAAGACCGAGCCCGTCTTCCGGCGCACCATCGACGAGTGTGACGCCATCTTCAAGAGGATCAGCGGCTGGTCCGTCCTGGAGGAGAAAT CTCTGTTTGTCGAGCGTCCGAAGTCGGCCGACTACAACCCTGATGCATTCATCAACGATCTGGAAGTCTCTCAGCCGGCCATCCTCTTCATCCAGCTCGGTCTGTTCAACCTCTGGAGTCACTGGGGAGTCAAGCCTGCCTGCGTCGTCGGTCACAGCCTCGGGGAAGTGTCCGCTGCCTACGCGTGCGGAGGAATGACGCTGGAGGAAGCTGTGGAGACCATCTACATCAGGAGCATTGAGCAGGGCAAACTGAAAGGCACCGGCAGTATGGCTGCCTTGAGAATGACGCTGGAGGAGGCAAGAGAGTTGTGCAGCAAGCACGAGCGCCTCTACGTAGCTGCCATCAACGCACCTGGCGCAATCACCATTGCTGGCAACACGCAGGCCATCGAGCAGATTGCCGCCGATAACCCGACCATAGCCAAGCAGCTGCGTGTCCAGTGCGCCTTCCACACGCCCGACATGGACCCCACGGAGAAGACATTCAAAGCGAAAATGGAGAAAGTAGTCAAGACGCCGGCTGGAGTGCGAAACATACCATTCTACTCCACCCTGACTGGAGCCCGGTACGAGGGAGACTTCAAGACGGCGTACTGGTGGGACAACATCCGCAACGCTGTTGAATTCCAGTCAGCCATCGAGAACATTCTCCGTGATCTGGAATGCGACATGTTCCTTGAGTGTGCTGCATCTGCTACTCTCCTCTCATCCTGCAATCAGATCGCCAAGGGATCTGGCATCAAGATCCAGCTGACCACAGTCCCATCTGGGCAAAGAAATCAAGATGATCGCTTGTGCGCTCTGCGGGCTGTTAGTACCATGCACAACAATGGCGTGCCACTAGACTGGAAGAACATCACCCGTGACTCAGCCATTCACACCAAGCTTCCCTTGTACCCATGGCAGCACAAGCCCTTCATGCTCGAGCCAGAGTATCGCCGAAAGCGACGACTTGGTTTGGACGATCGCACATTCAAGGGACAGAACGGACAGCTGTGCTTGGAAACATTCCCGTTCCTCAATGACAGGCTGGTCAAAGAAAAGTTGGTGTTCCCAGAGGCAGGGTTTGTGGAGTACATGCTCGAGGCTTGCGGCTCTGGTAACGCCCTTCCCATCTTGAACAACGTCACCTTCGGCAACTCAATTGATTGGCCTGAGGAGAAGACGGTGACTGGAACAAAGAAGTCGACACTGAACCTGGACCTTGTCAGGGATGGCAACAAAATCGAAATCAGCTACAAAGGTGAGGTGCAGAGCTGCGCGGACATTGAAGAAGGCGTGGCGGACGATGCCAGCATTGCAGTCGGTGATGCTCTCCAGCGCTGTGCAGAGAAGAAGACTGCGGACGAGTTCTACGGATACCTACAGGACTTGGGTCATGAGTATGGACCAAAGTTCCGAGTCTTGACAGAAGTGCGTCGAGGCAAGGGGGAGAGCATTGGCTACCTTGAACCAGCCCAAGACAACAAGCAGATAATTCAGACGACCCATTTGGACGCCTGCTTCCAGCTTCTTACCTATGCGTTGGGAGCACGCTCAAGTCTGTACCAGGCAAGCCGAGTGGGAAGCATCAAGATGAACGTGCCATTACTACCTCCTGGGGAGCAACTCATCGCACATGCTTCCGTCAGTGACTGTGACAGCTATGCCCTGAGAGGTGACATCACAATTGCCCTGCCCAACGGAAAAGTCCTCGCAGAAATCAAAAACTGTGTGTGCACAAACACGAGTGGCACACAGACCAGCGTCGACATCAACAAATGTCTCTACAAGAGAGAGTGGCAAAATGTTGCAGCTCACTTGCCAGCAATCAAGGATGTCGCAAAGGTGTTTGAAAAGGACAGTCTCACAAAACTCTTCCCAGACTACATGGAAGCCATCACAAGGGCCGAAGAGGTCTACCACAACATGGGTGCCATCTGCTTGGCCTACATCAAGAATGGCTTGGACCAGGTGCCAGTCAAGGAGCGGTCTGATTACCTGGATCAACGCTACTACCGCCGACTTGAAAAACTGAAGACAGACACATCAGTTCCCCACATCAAGTACGAAGATATTCCAAGAGTCAGAGAGGAAATGCTCAAGAAAGTACCAGAAATGAAACAAGAGCTCAGCATGGCGACAAGTCTAGGTGAACACCTCCCAACCACACTTCGAAACCCGCAATCAGCGATGACGCTCCTCTTCAAACCAGAATGCATGGCGTCCTACTTCCTCGACTCTCTGACCACAACATTCTACTACAAGGCGACAGCAGAGGTTGTGCGACAGGCTGTACTGAAGGCACTGGAGACGAAGTCCACTGTACGGCTCCTGGAAGTTGGTGCTCGAATGGGCGGTCTCACACATCACATCCTTGAATTCCTGGAAGACCTTTGCCTGGAAGGGCGTGTTGAGTATGTCTTTACAGATCTCAGCGTTGCCTTCTTCCCGCATGCCCGTGATCACTTGGCTGAGTATCCATTTGTCAAGTACCAGCAGCTGGACATCGAGCAGGACGTCGAGGGTCAGGGCTTTGTTCCCGGATCtgttgatattttgatttgcCTGGACACTCTCCACTCAACAGGTGACATGGATGAGGCCATCTACTACATGCGAGAGCTCATCTGCGACAATGGATGGATGATTCTCATTGAGGCCACGACAATCAAGTTCATCGCAGAGCTCATCTTCGGTGCACTGCGTCTGTGTTGGGTGTTCGAGGACTTCAGAACAGAATGCTGCTGGATGGGCCAGAAAGAATGGAAGACGGCACTTGAAACGCATGGTTTCGATGATGTCGTTGGCCTGTCATCACCCAAAGAACTCTTCCATAGTGTGCTGATTGGACGCAAGGCCGGAGGTGATGATGCCTGCAAGAATCCCAAGGCCGCTCCTGTCACCACTTCCAAGCAGTGGCTTGTGGTATCTCATCCAGACAACGCCCAGTTCGTCAATGTTGTCAAGTCGTCTCTGTCTGGCACAGTAACTTCTGTCAGCTACGAGGAAATCATGAAGGCAGATCTGGGTAAGCTGAAGGAGGATGGTGCAGTCATGGAGGCAATATTTGTCTGGAATGTCGATCATGACAATGGCTTCAAGGTTCTTCTGCACTTCTTGCACCAGATTGGTGTGAACGTGGAGAACGTTTGCAAACTATGGATGGTCACCTTTGCAGCTACAACCGGGGAGAGGCCCATCAACTCAGCCGGCGCTGGAATGGTACATGCAGCAGCAAATGCATGTCAAATTCCATTCGTGACAATCGATATCCCAGAAGACGTGACAAATGGCGACAAGGTCTGGGCATCTTCGCTGACAAGCACCATCCTCGGCAACAAGAAGAGCGACATGGAACTGGTGGTCAAAGATGGTCTCTGCCTGGCACCAAGACTCTCCCGCATGCAGCTTCCCGAGATGAAGGTGACTGAAACTCCATACTGGCAAGTAACGAGAGATACAGATCCACTAAAGGCGCAATCTACCGTTGACGATCTGGGCATCGCCTACCAGGCTAACATGACTCCAGCTCCTGGAACAGTGCTTGTGAAGGTGTCTGCTGTCGGTATCAACAAGAAGGACATTGACCTTGCCCAGGGCACTGCCTCAAGTGATACAGACCATGCAGCATTTGGCACGGAATTCTGTGGTGTCGTGGAGAAGGTGGGACAGGGCGTTTCCAATGTGAAACCAAAGGACGAAGTTTTTGGTTTCGGAGATCACTGTCTTGCATCATACGCCATTGCTAGCGCTGAACTTGTCGTAAAGAAACCACAGAAAGTGAGTGCAGCCCAAGCAGCAGCAACAAGCTCATCCTTCGCAAGTGCTTACTATGCCTTAGTAGAGCGAGCCAACATCAGAAGTGGTGAGACGGTCCTCATCCAAGTCTCAGATCTGGGAATGCAGGCTGCAGCAGTGCAGATTGCCAAACAAGCCGGTGCAAAGATAATTTGCTCTACGGATAATACCAAAGAGAGAGCCGCTTTACAGAAGCTCGGAGCAACTGTTGTCCCATCACATTCCTCTCCATCGTTTGCCAGCGATGTCATGAGGGCAGCAGGTGAAGCCGGTGTCGATGTAGTGTTCAATTCTCTGCAAGGAAAGCAGCTGGAGAAGAGCATAGAACTACTCGCTGCAGGTGGCCGATTCTGCACTGTAACCGGTAATGACGACACAAACTTCAAACTCCAGATGCGTCTACTGCAGAACAACAGATCACTCATCCCTTGCAACATTGACAGCCTGACTCAACATCAGAAGCCGCTAGTTCAGCGAATCCTCCAGAAGGTATCCGGCTTGATGCAAGACGGCAAAGTCAAACCTCTAGATGTCCAGGTACGTCCAATCACCGACTACCCAACTGTGTTTGCTGATGCAGATATCACATCAAACGGCAAAGTTGTGATTGAGATCCCTGCATCTTTCAAGCCCAACAAGGTAATCTCCACCACCCAGCTTTTCAAAGAAAATGCAACCTACATTGTCACTGCAGCTGGCTCAGGGATCTCACAGATTGTCGCTCGGTGGATAGCCAACAATGGAGCGCGACACATAGCTATGTGCTACCTCAGCGAAGATGGAAAGTCCAGGGCGAGCAGAACGATTTCATACCTGACGAGCAAGGGCGTGACTGTCTACGAGTACTGCCACGATCTGCACGTGCGAGGACCCGAAGGAGGTGTTGCTAAAGTCCTAACAGGCCTGAAGGGAAAGAAAGCCCCCAGTGTCCGTGGCATCTTCTGTCTCGGTGGCTACCGCTTGCCCGGCAAAGAAACGATGTCAGACGTGACATACGACAGCCTTCAAAAGATGCTGTCCTCCAAGGTTCGTCCAGCGAAGTTGTTCCACATCATGACACAGAAGATGGAGATTGAGTTGGActacttcgtcaccctttccaGTGACGACGTTGCATGGGGAAACCCATCCTCCCTCGCGAGCGTGACCGGGGACTCGTATCTGGAGTGCTTCGCAGTGAAGAGGCGCTCCGAGGGAAAGCCGGCTCTCAACTTGCAAGTGGGCGCTCTGCGCGGCATCGACGCATACGAATTTGGTGAGCAGACGACACTGCCGGTCAGCGACGGAGAACTCAGCCTGCACGTGGAAGAATTCTTGACGGTGCTCAGTAAACTCCTACAGTCACCGGACACCCCACCTTGCGTCTGCCTCACAAACCAG